The Planctomycetota bacterium sequence CAACTCCAACGACCAAGGCACCTGGTGACCGCTCCAGCCGTACTGCGGCTCATCCGTGAAGATGCCTGGAATCAACCGCCCGAACTCGCGACCCACCGATTCCCGGTACGCCTCGTGCGTTCGCTTCAGAAATTCCTCGGTGGCCTCCCGGCAAAGGACATCCACGTAATCGCCCGTCCGGTAAACGAAATGCAGAACCGCTTCGTCCGCTTTGCGACGCAGGTGGCAGACGCGATGCGGATCGTCCACCCGCCGGAACTCCTCGTATCCGCCGTCCCGCCCCTTCTTCCCCACAAACACCGCCACCGTCCGCTCCGTCGGCTCCCATCCCTCCGGTTCGATCTCCTCGAACACCAGGTGCTTGTCGCGAAACGCCTCGCGCCCCGCGTACACGCGCCCCGAGCAGGCGCCGCTCGGCCAGCAGTCTTCGTCGTACAACCACGGCGCGACACCCGTGTGCCGACCCTCCTCCACCGCCGCATGTACGCCCGCCATCCACTCCGGACTCAGATACGGCGTCACAAGGCCCTGGCGCGCGTGCATGAAGTGGCCGCCCAGGCCCCCCTTCGCCATCTCACGCACCTGCCGGCGGATCTCCTCCGCATCCAGCCGATCGTTCCACGACCAGAAGGTCAGCGGCCTGAGGTCCCGCCCGTCGTGCCCGGCATCCTCAAATCGTTCCAGCAAGTCCACTCGAGCCGACCTCCCGTTCGTCCTCCGCTGCCGCCGCTTCGAGGCCGAGCGCCTCTGCCGCACGCCGAAACGCATCGCCCCGGTGCTCGTAACTCTCGAACATGTCCCAACTGGCGTGCCCCGGCGAGAGAAGCACGACGTCGCCCGCCTTCGCCAGACGCGCCGCCCGCCGCACCGCGTCTTCCATGTTTTCCGCCCGCTCGACCGGCGGCCCGTTGCCCTCGAGGGCCCGCGCGAGCGCCTCGGCCGTCGCCCCCATCAGCACCACCGCCCGGGTTCCTGTCCGGATCGCCTTCAGAAGAACCTCCGGGTCCACGTGCTTGTCGTACCCCCCGGCGATGAGAACCACGCCGCGGTCAAACGCCTCCATGCCGACGCGGGCCGACTCCGGCGTCGTCGCCTTCGAGTCGTCCACGAAAAGGACGTCGCCCACGCGGCCGATGACCTGGAGGCGATGCGGCAGCGGCCGGAACGCTTCCACCGCCGACACAATCGCTTCCAAAGGCACCCCCAGCCACCGCGCCGCCGTCGCCGACGCCAGCACGTTCGCCAGGTTGTGCCGCCCACGGAGCCGCACGCGCCCCGCCAGGTCCGCCCGTTCCTCCGTGCCTCCCAGCCGAAACACCAGTTCCGTTCCCTTCAGAAAAGCGCCGTCGTCCAGCGCCTCCTTGACGGAATAGAACACCGCCCGGCCGCGAGCGTCCTTCTTCCACGTCCGCACTTCGGCGTCGTCGGCATTGAGGATCGCCACGTCCTCCCGGCCTTGAAACCGCAGGATGTTCTTCTTCGCCGCGACGTAGGCCGCCATCGTCCCGTGCCGGTCCAGATGGTTCGGGCTGACGCACGTGACCACGGCCACGTGCGGGCTTCGTTCGATGGCCGCCAGGTCCTCCAGTTGGAAACTCGAAAGTTCCAGGACGACGGTCTCGTCCGGCCCGATCTGGTGCACCTCGTCCAGGAGGCTCTTGCCGATGTTGCCGCCCACGCGCGTCGGGCGAAACCGCGCCAGCATCTCCCCCAGAAGCGCCGTCGTCGTGCTCTTCCCGCTCGAACCCGTCACGCCGACCAGCGGCGCGGGACACAACGCGACGAACAGATTCATCTCGCTCGTGACCGGCACGCCTGCTTCGACGGCCATCGCCAGGTAAGGCGACGTTTTCGGCACCGCCGGGCTCACCACCACGAGGTCGGCCTCCGTGAAGTCGGCCGGCCGGTGCCCGCCCAGATGGAACGTGATGTCGAGGCCCTCGAGCGCCTCGAGGCTCGGCGCGAGCGCCTCCGCCTGCTTCAAGTCCGTCACCGTGACGTGGGCGCCGCGACGCGCGAAATAAGAGGCGGCCCCGACGCCGCCCCCGAACAACCCCAGACCCATGATCGTCACCGCCCGCCCTTCCGGGCGAGCGGGGACCGCCGACGCCGACCTCGGCCGGCCCCGCGGTCCACGATGGGCGATCTTGCCGGTGGCCTCCATCCACGCATCCGAACCGTTCGCGCCGCCTTCAGACCGTCGCCGTACGCCGGGCCAGCGCCTCCGCCAGCGCCGCTTTCACGTCCACCGTCGCCACCTCGATCGCTTCCTCCCAGTTCACTTCGCCGAGGTGCTGGTACTCCGGCCGCTCCCAGGCGTAAATCACGCTCCGCGACACCGTGACCAGCGCGCCCCATCCGTCGTCGTGAAATGCCAGCGTCGCGTCGTCGACCGAGCCTCCCTGGGCTCCGACCCCCGGCACGAGGAGCAGGCTGTTCGGCATCAGGGCGCGCAGTAACTTGGTGTCTTCCGGATAGGTTGCCGCCGCAACGGCCCCGACCAGGCTGTACCCGCAGTCCCCCAGGCATCCTTCCTGGTTGGCCCAGTCGTTGACGCGTTCGGCGATCCGCTCGAACACGCGGCGTCCTTCCGCGTCCTTGAAATCCTGGAAGTCCTTCGCCGACGGGTTCGTCGTCCGCACGACCACGAAGACGCCCTGCCCGCCCGCCTTCGCCGTCTCGATGAACGGCTGCACGCCGTCCTTCCCGAAATACGGGTTCACCGTCGCCGCGTCCAGCGTGACTGTCCGCTCGTCCTTACCCTCGCCGATGAAAACTTCCTCCAGGTGCGCGACGGCATAGGCCTCGGCCGTCGAGCCGATGTCCGCACGCTTCACGTCGCCGATCACCAGCAGGCCCTGCTCGTGCGCGTAGTCCGCCACCTCAAAGTACGCCCGCACGCCGCTCGGCCCGCAACGCTCGAAGTAGGCGCTCTGGAGTTTCACACACGGCACCTGTCCGGCCACGATGTCAATGACGCTCTGGCAGAACTCCCGTGCCGCGGCCGCCTGCTCTCCCAGGCCCGCCCGGTTCGAGGAGGCAATCTCCCGGATCTGTTTCGGCAGGCGCTCGTACATCGGGTCCAGGCCGACGCACAGGGGCGCCTGTTTCGCCTCGATGGCATCGAGCATCCGGTCCGCAAAGTGTTTCGCCACGCCTGTCTCCTATCGCCTGAACGCCCTTTTTCTGCACCCTTCTGCCGCCAAAAGGAAGGCAGTCTACGCGCCTCACCTCCCCGATGCAAGCATTTTTCCATGAAGACCCGATTCCGAGGTCCTCGAGGCCCTTGCAGGACCGCCCAGATTGCCCATTTTCAAGCCTCCGAGAGGGCACGCCGCAGGGAATCAAACGCTTCGCCATGCCGCCTGGCGAACCGCTCGCGGAGACCGAACGCCGCCAAAAACAGACTTCGGGAAAGAAAGCGGGCAGCCGTCGGGCCGCCCGCTAAGCACTCGAAGGGTACCGAGATAGGGAACCTCAGCCCCCCAGACCCGTCAGGATCTCGGCCAGGCGGTCGCGAATGGAGTTTTCCTCCGCGTTGAACGTCCCCGCCAGGTACGTCTGAACCGGGGGCGCGACGGCAATGTTCCGCTCCGCCGCGTTCGTGCTCCCATCCAGGTAGGCCGAGTAGCCGTTGTACGCCGCCGTCGCATCCGCCGCCGTCGGGTACCGGATCACGAAGAGGTAGTTCACCACCCCCGTCTGCGTCGTCGGGTATCCCATGATGGCAACATCGGTCCCCGGCCCGAAGGCCAGGGCGCGTTCGACCATTGCGGCGTCGCCCTTGGGCATAAACGGAAGCCTCGCAAGAACATTGAATGTATGCAGATAATACCGCTCGCCCTGGATCGACCCGATCGGAAAACCCTCGAGGATCGCCGGCCGATAACCCTTGGAGGTGATCTGATCGTCCACCCACTGGGCGAACTCTTTCAGCGCCGGTTCCCCACCGCCCGCGCCCTGGAACTCCGCCAGCACGGCGTACGGCCCCTTGACGAACCCCAGCGCCTTGTCCGACATCCGGGCGGCCTGCCCCATCGGCGGGAACTGCGCCCCGGACGACCCCACGCTGAACAGGCCGAACGCCTCCGACGGGCTCTCCATCTCGTAGATCCGCAGCGTCATCGCTTCGCCCGTCCCGCCGCGACCGTACCGCGCCACGCCCGACTTCACGTACCCGTAGGCACGCACGAGCGCCGCGTCGGCCCCCGCGTCGGACTCCAGGGCTTTCACCTTCTCCTCCGGCTTCGCGACGGGCCCGAACACTTCCACGTCGCCCACCGGTTTCCAGTCCGTCACGTCCTGCCCCTTCGGAAAAAGTTTCAGCAGTTCCGCATGGGGTCCGGTCGGCGCCGCAGGCCCCGGCGCGCCCTCCTCGGGCGGCGTCGTCTTGCAGCCCGCCGCGATTAACAGAATCACCAGGCCTCCGACCGCCAAGGCCTGCCAAACAGTCCGTCCGCCGATGATCATGATTCGGCTCCTCCTTACGGATGGGTCCATAAGTTTCCACCTTCGCGGCCGGTATTATAGCGCGGCCCCGCCGCCCGTTCAATCTATTTCGACCCCGCTCCGCCGCCCGCGTTTTCAATCCGGCCGGGCCAATCGGCCAGCGGATGGACCTCGGGCGACTCCCCTCCCGCCCCTTCGACCATCAACCGCACGACGATCCGCACATTCTTCACCTTCTCCGGAAGACGAACCACGAGTTTCCGCACGTCGGGTTGCTGGGCCTCGGGCGGCGGCGGGTTCGCCCCCGCGACCTCGAACACCGCGCCCGCCGGCTCCAGAATCTCGGCCCCGATGCGCTTGCCCTTCAGCGAAAGGACCGCGCGATTCTTCTCCGGCTTGACCTCCGCCTGGGTGTGCATCTGCCAGACGACCCCGACCGGCTCGCCGGCCGAGACCTCGTCCTGGATGAGAATCTCTCCCGGCGCGATCATCGCCATGCCGCGGAGAACCCGCGTGCACATCAGGTAGCCCTGCGACAGATCCGCGACGGCCGAGACCCTTTGCCGAGTGGACGAGAACGCCACGATCGGCGCCTTCGCCTTCGGGTTCTGGTTCTCGCCGTTCACGACGAGCGTGTTGTGCCCCTCGGTCCGCAGGCGGTAGTAGGTCCACCGCTTGTCGCCGAAGTAATTGGGCAGGTCGTAATCGTCCCCCCCGAGGTCCAGGGCCCACCGTTCGCCGAGCGCATCCAGCACGAACGTCCCGAGGTCCAGGTGGCTGTGGTTCGCCTGGTTGTCGCCCCCTTTGAAGCCGACCCAGAGGGCGTTCGGGTTGTCCCACGCGCTGCGGAAGAAGACGACGTCCACGCCCCGAAAGAGTTTCGACGGCGCCAAGCCGCTCTCGGCAGGACCCTGCCCCTCGGGAGTGTACCACAGGAGATCGAACGCGCCGTCGCCCATCGTCCGGCGTTCGCAGGCCGCGTAAACCGGCTTCTTGAAGGCCCGCGCGAGCCAGAACATCGCGGCTGCGCTCCCCGCGGAGTCGTGGGCGTCGGCGAAGTTGAACGTCCGACCCGTCGGCCCGATGAAGTGGATGCGAAACAGGCCCGTCTCCGCCAGGCCCGGCGTCTGGTCGAGCCCTTTCATCGACCCAAGGGCCGACTGAAGCGCCGTCAGGTACATGGACGTGTACCGCAGCGTGTATCCCCAGTACCCCGGCCCTTCGTTCCATCCGCCGTCCACGCCGAAGTTCCCCATCGCGCCCTGGACCGCCTTCAGGCCCGCATCGAGGACCTCGGCCGCGACGACCGGTTCCTCGTCGGCGACGGCCAGCGCCCCGACCGCCAGGCCGCCGTTGCACACCTGGCTCCAGTTGTGATGCGCGCGGGTCCACCAGCCGTAACCCGCCTTGCCGCGGTAACAATTCAGCCCTTCCTGGAGCCCTTTCTCGACAATCGCCTGGCGCACCTGCGCGCGCTGCGCGTCGGAGAGAAAACTGTAGAGCCAATCGTACCCGATGCCGAAGGCGCACGTCATCTCCGCCGTGTCCAGAAAATGCTGGGGATGCCAGTCGGGGAACTTCGCCGCCGCCTCCAGTTCCTTCCACGCGCGTTCGGCGTACTTCGCCTCGCCGCTCACGAGGTACACGAGGGCGAGCGCCGAGACGCGGTCGAGACACTTGCGGCTGACATGCAGGAGGCGAGGCCCTACGAGTTCGTAGCGCACCGGCTCCTCGCGGAGCGTCTTGTCCGCCTCCTTGCGGAGTTTTTCGTAGAGGGTCTTCATGTCGGCGTCCTGCCCGACGCCCGCCCGAAGCCGCTCCAGGCTCTCGTGCGTCACGAAGAGCCGCGGATGACCCGCCCGCAGCGTCACGAGGATTTCGGGCCGAGCCTCGGCCCCCGCCGCGCACGACGGCCACGCCGCCAGCGCGAACGCCGCAAACGCCGCGATCATCCATCCCGCATTCTTCATGACAATCTTCTCCCGCTGAAGGAACCGTACTTTCAACCGAAGACGTCGACGGTTATAGCGCCTCTGCCCGGCCCCGTCAAGGAATCCGCGCCGCCTTTCGTATTGCCCGCCGACCGGCACCTTTCTACAATCTTCTTTCCGGACCCGACCCCGCGAGGCCGGGGACCGCAAGCGGAGGACATCGCATGGCAGGCGAGCAAGTGGCCGTTTATCCCGGCGTCTTCGATCCCGTCACGCTCGGGCACCTCGACATCATTCGCCGGGGGACAGTGCTGTTTGACCGGCTCATCGTGGCCGTCGCGTCGACTCCCGACAAGCAGCCGCTTTTCACCACCGAGGAGCGCACCGCTCTCTTGCGCGACGCCGTCGCCGACTTGAAGAACGTCGCCGTCGATTCCTACGAGGGCCTCACGGTCGAGTTTGTCCGCCGACATGGGGCCTCGGTCATCCTGCGTGGCCTCCGGCAGCACTCCGATTTCGAGTACGAGTACCAGTTGGCCCTGACGAACCGGACGATTGCGGGCGTCGAGACCGTTTTCGTCATGGCCGACGAGCGGGTGGCCTACATCTCGTCGCGCCTCGTGCGGGAGGTCGCCTCGCTCGGCGGCGACGTGTCGAAACTCGTCCCGCCGAATGTGGCCAAGGCGCTGGGCGCACGGCTGAAAACGTAACGGAGCGCTAAGCCGCGAGCGGTCGCTCCGCGGACTCGTTGAACCATTGTGGAGGGAATACCATGCGTTACTGGCTTAAGGTTTTCGGACTGGTGCTGCTCGCCACTATCCTGATGGGAGTCTCCTTTGTCGCCGGCGCCGTGCTGCAACCGCGCCCCATCCTCAAAGTGTGGATCTCCATGACGGAGCGCCACGTGGCGCGGAAACAGATCCGATTGGGACAGATGCTCCGGCAAGGGATGAGTCCCGAGGAAGTCAAGGCGCTTCTGGGCAACCCCAGCAGAGCCGAAGACGTAGGCAGCGAAGGTTGGCGAGAAGGGGTTCGCTGGCATTACTCTTGGGGCGGCGGCGCCGGCAGCGGTCTCATCGTCGAATTCCGCTATCTTGGTCCACCCCGCTTCAATCCTTCCTCTCGACTCTGCTATGCTCATATCATGAGTGAGGCGATCTTCTATTTCCCTGACACGGATCCCAACCGCTTCACGATCGGAAGGCCCTTGACGAGTCGCTGCGTTGCAGAGAGGGGGCGGACCGAAGTCGGTGGTTCCGCCGCGCCGAAGCTGCGCTCCGCGACGCAGACCGCCTATTCGTAATGCGTCCACATGCGGATGACTTTGACGGTTTTGGCTTCCTTGATGACCTGATAGACGAGACGGTGCTGGATGTTGATGCGGCGGGAATAGGCGCCGGCGAGGTCGCCGACGAGTTTCTCGAACGGAGGCGGGGAGCGAAAAGGATCTTCGCGGAGAATCTCGAGCAGGACCTCGACTTTCGGGCGCAGACCCGCCGCTGAAACCTTCTTGGCATCCTTGCGGGCATGGGCCGTGTAAACGAGGTTCCAGGTCACCAGCCCGGCTCCTTGCTGCACTCATCCAGCGGCGTCTGGAGGCCCTCGCGGATGGACTCGCGCATACCCGGAATCGAAAGCAGGTGCAGCGTCTCCTGGATGCTGCGCCAA is a genomic window containing:
- the murD gene encoding UDP-N-acetylmuramoyl-L-alanine--D-glutamate ligase, whose product is MEATGKIAHRGPRGRPRSASAVPARPEGRAVTIMGLGLFGGGVGAASYFARRGAHVTVTDLKQAEALAPSLEALEGLDITFHLGGHRPADFTEADLVVVSPAVPKTSPYLAMAVEAGVPVTSEMNLFVALCPAPLVGVTGSSGKSTTTALLGEMLARFRPTRVGGNIGKSLLDEVHQIGPDETVVLELSSFQLEDLAAIERSPHVAVVTCVSPNHLDRHGTMAAYVAAKKNILRFQGREDVAILNADDAEVRTWKKDARGRAVFYSVKEALDDGAFLKGTELVFRLGGTEERADLAGRVRLRGRHNLANVLASATAARWLGVPLEAIVSAVEAFRPLPHRLQVIGRVGDVLFVDDSKATTPESARVGMEAFDRGVVLIAGGYDKHVDPEVLLKAIRTGTRAVVLMGATAEALARALEGNGPPVERAENMEDAVRRAARLAKAGDVVLLSPGHASWDMFESYEHRGDAFRRAAEALGLEAAAAEDEREVGSSGLAGTI
- the pyrF gene encoding orotidine-5'-phosphate decarboxylase; the protein is MAKHFADRMLDAIEAKQAPLCVGLDPMYERLPKQIREIASSNRAGLGEQAAAAREFCQSVIDIVAGQVPCVKLQSAYFERCGPSGVRAYFEVADYAHEQGLLVIGDVKRADIGSTAEAYAVAHLEEVFIGEGKDERTVTLDAATVNPYFGKDGVQPFIETAKAGGQGVFVVVRTTNPSAKDFQDFKDAEGRRVFERIAERVNDWANQEGCLGDCGYSLVGAVAAATYPEDTKLLRALMPNSLLLVPGVGAQGGSVDDATLAFHDDGWGALVTVSRSVIYAWERPEYQHLGEVNWEEAIEVATVDVKAALAEALARRTATV
- a CDS encoding heparinase II/III family protein; this translates as MKNAGWMIAAFAAFALAAWPSCAAGAEARPEILVTLRAGHPRLFVTHESLERLRAGVGQDADMKTLYEKLRKEADKTLREEPVRYELVGPRLLHVSRKCLDRVSALALVYLVSGEAKYAERAWKELEAAAKFPDWHPQHFLDTAEMTCAFGIGYDWLYSFLSDAQRAQVRQAIVEKGLQEGLNCYRGKAGYGWWTRAHHNWSQVCNGGLAVGALAVADEEPVVAAEVLDAGLKAVQGAMGNFGVDGGWNEGPGYWGYTLRYTSMYLTALQSALGSMKGLDQTPGLAETGLFRIHFIGPTGRTFNFADAHDSAGSAAAMFWLARAFKKPVYAACERRTMGDGAFDLLWYTPEGQGPAESGLAPSKLFRGVDVVFFRSAWDNPNALWVGFKGGDNQANHSHLDLGTFVLDALGERWALDLGGDDYDLPNYFGDKRWTYYRLRTEGHNTLVVNGENQNPKAKAPIVAFSSTRQRVSAVADLSQGYLMCTRVLRGMAMIAPGEILIQDEVSAGEPVGVVWQMHTQAEVKPEKNRAVLSLKGKRIGAEILEPAGAVFEVAGANPPPPEAQQPDVRKLVVRLPEKVKNVRIVVRLMVEGAGGESPEVHPLADWPGRIENAGGGAGSK
- the coaD gene encoding pantetheine-phosphate adenylyltransferase; its protein translation is MAGEQVAVYPGVFDPVTLGHLDIIRRGTVLFDRLIVAVASTPDKQPLFTTEERTALLRDAVADLKNVAVDSYEGLTVEFVRRHGASVILRGLRQHSDFEYEYQLALTNRTIAGVETVFVMADERVAYISSRLVREVASLGGDVSKLVPPNVAKALGARLKT
- a CDS encoding Txe/YoeB family addiction module toxin; translation: MTWNLVYTAHARKDAKKVSAAGLRPKVEVLLEILREDPFRSPPPFEKLVGDLAGAYSRRINIQHRLVYQVIKEAKTVKVIRMWTHYE